Part of the Desulfohalovibrio reitneri genome is shown below.
GCGCGGTCATGCGCACCAAGCTCAAGAACGTGCTCACGGGCCAGGTCATCCAGCAGACCTTCCGCTCCGGCGAGAAGGTGGGCAAGCCGGACATGCAGACCCAGGACATGCAGTTCCTCTACCGCGACGGCGAGGACCTGGTCTTCATGGACATGACCGATTACGAGCAGATGCATGTCGACCAGAAAGTGCTGGGCGACAAGGCCGGTTTTCTCAACGACGGCATGCAGGTTCAGGCCCTGCTTTACAACGGCCAGCTCATCGACGTGAATCTTCCCGCTTCGCTGGAGTTCGAGGTTGCCGAAACAGAGCCCGGCATCCAGGGCGACCGCGTCTCCGGCGCCACAAAGCCCGCCACCCTTGTGACCGGAGTTACGGTGCAGGTTCCGCTGTTTATCGAAACAGGCGAGATCATCAAGGTTGATACGCGCTCCGGCGAGTACATAGGCCGAGCCTAGCAAATCGAAACGGGCCCTCCGCGGCTGCTGCCTATGGTGCGCATCCGCAAGGCCCGATAGGAGGGCAGAACCCTGCGGGGTCGAATCCTCTTCCGCGAGATGGTCGGACTGGCCCTGTTGTTCTGGGCCGTATTCCTGGCTGTCAGCCTGCACACCTATTCGCCCTTGGACCCCAGCCTGAACAGGGCGGTGAGTCCTGGTGCGGAGGTGCACAATCTGGCCGGCCCGGTGGGTTCCTACACCGCCGGGCTGTTGGTTGATCTTTTCGGGATCGGGGCAGCCCTGGCCCCGATCCTCTTTCTCTATCTCTCCGTGCTGTGCTTCGCGCCCCGCCTGTCCATCGCCTGGTGGCGCTGGGCGGGGCTGATCCTGCTCGGCCTGTGCCTTATGACCGGAGCGGAGAGTGAAGCGCTCGGATCGGCTTTGTCCTACGGTGAAATCGGCGGCGGCGGTCTGTTGGGAGGACAGCTTTTCCAGCTTTCCCGTCTGCTGTTGCGTGGCGTGGGCGCGGCCCTGTTCTGGATTTTCCTCTTTCTGGTCGGCGTGCAACTCGCGGGTGGCGTTGTCTGGTCCTCGCTTCTCAAACGGCTGCGCGGAAAAGGGCTGGACTTCTGGCGCAAAGGCCGGGAGCGCACTGAGCGGCACACCAAGCTGCGCGATCAAAAAGCCGAGAAAAAGGCTGAGAAGAAGCGGCGCAAAGAGGAAGCCAGAGCCGCCAAGAGCGCCGAGAAGGAGGCCGCCAGAGAGCACCGGGAGGCCGAAAAGTCCTCGCGGAAAGGCGTGGAGTCTGCAGCCAATCCAGGCCATGAGGAAGATGATTTTGATCTTGACGTGAACCTGGCCGCCTTCAAGGAGCAGGCGAGCGGCCAGGATGAAGGGGAATTCTCCTTTGAGGGGGAAGAGTCCAAGAACAAACCCGCTCCAGCCAATCCCAAGAAAATCAAGGCGGCCCCGGGAGGGCTTCCCCCGCTCAACCTATTGACCTCCCATGATTCCCAGCAGTCCGGCGTCAGCCGTGATCAACTGCAGACCATGGCGGACAACCTTATCGCCTGCCTGGCTGATTTCGGCATCAAGGGCGAGGTCACGGACATCAAGCCCGGGCCGGTTGTAACCATGTTCGAGGTGAAACCAGCTCCGGGCACCAAGATCAGCCGCATCTCCAATCTGGCCGACGACCTTGCCCTGGCCATGAAGGCCCTGGCCGTGCGCATTGACGCCATTCCCGGCTCCGACGCAGTTGGGGTGGAGATCCCCAACGAAGAGCGGCAAACCGTTTTTCTCAAGGACGTGTTCGCCGCCGACTCATTCGGCAAGGCCAAGTCCAAATTGACCATGGCCCTGGGTGAGGACATCCAGGGCACCCCCTTCACCGCGGACCTGGCCAAGATGCCACACCTGCTGGTTGCGGGCGCGACAGGCGCGGGCAAAAGCGTATGCATCAACACCATACTCATGAGCTTCCTCTACAAGGCCTCGCCGGAAGAAGTGAAGCTTTTGCTGGTGGATCCCAAGCGCATTGAGTTGGCCGTATACGCCGACCTGCCGCACCTGGTGCATCCTGTGGTCACGGAGATGGGCATGGCCAAAAGCGCCCTGGAATGGGCGGTTGCCGAGATGGACCGGCGCTATCAAGCCATGGCAACCTTGGGTGTCCGCAACATTGAAGGATACAACGAAAAACTTCCAAAAGTCGACCTGGAGCAGAAGCCCGAGGCCGCCGGACTGGAGCGCATGCCGTTCCTGGTCATCGTCATCGACGAACTCGCCGACCTCATGATGACCGCGGGCAAGGAGGCGGAGATGCACATCGTCCGCCTGGCCCAGTTGGCGAGAGCCGCGGGCATCCACCTCATCCTGGCCACCCAGCGCCCCAGCGTGGATGTGGTCACGGGCCTTATCAAGGCCAACTTTCCCTCGCGCCTCTCCTTTCAGGTGACCAGCAAGCACGATTCTCGCACCATTCTGGACATGCCCGGGGCCGAACGGCTGCTGGGACGCGGCGACTCCCTGTTCAAGCCCAGCGGAGGGAAGGTGCGCCGCGTCCACGGGGCCTTTGTGGATGAAGACGAGATCGAGAAAGTGGTTTCCTTCTGGAAGGCCAGACAGCCGCAGGAATTCGCTGTGGATTTCGAGGAATGGGCCAAGGAGAATTCGGACGAGGCGGCGGAAGGCGAACCCGGTGCGCTGGACAGCGATCCCCTTTACCAGGAGGCTGTGGACTTCGTCAGCCAGCAGGGCAAGGCATCCATATCCCTCATCCAGCGGCGATTCCGCATCGGCTTCAACCGTGCCGCCCGGTTCATCGAACAAATGGAGATGGACGGCATGCTCGGCCCCCAGGAGGGAAGCAAACCCAGGCCGGTCATCAAGGGGCGGGAGTAGGGCGCTTCAATCCCAGGTGTAGCGGAACAGGCATCTGACGTTGCCGCAACTGATGGTTTCCGGTCTTTCCAGCCGCAGGCTGCTCGAGTATCCTTGGGCGAACGCCCCGTCACGGACGCAGGAAAGCTGAAAGATGAGGTCGTCCGCCAAGCCCATGGCCTTGTAGGCCTCAACGTAGCCGCATCCTGACACTTCTATCTCCAAGCGGTTTTCTTCAAGTTGTACTCGAGCAATATCCAAGGCATCTCCGGCCCGCCAAATGTCCACCACGCCGGAAAAGTGGTGCAGATTCGGGCCATCAGGCGCGGTTTCGGCAAAGGAGCGCCCCGCCTCTTCCGCTTCCTCCCTGGTCATTCGACCGATGAGGTCCAAGGCGGCCTGACGGCCGTGCTCCGCCCGGAAAATCTCGAACATTCTGGCGAATGTCTCCGCCTGGACCTTGCGTCTGACGATTTGCGGCATATCATCCATATCGTTCACTCCCCGGTTGAGCGACACCATGCCTTTCCGGGGCGTCATCCGAAAGAGGAAAAGGAGACCCCATGCGCTTCCGAAGCATAGTCCCCATAGCGCTCCTGGTTCTGTTTACCGTGAGCTGGGCCGCGCCAGTGGCGGGGGCGGAAGTGGCCAAGGCCATTCAGCAAAAGTACGAGTCTCTGGAGAGTTTCCGGGCGGACTTCAAGCAGCAGTTGAAGAACGCAGCTTCCGGTGAAATCGAGGAGCGCGAAGGCTCCATCGCCTATGAAAAACCCGGGCTCATCCGCTGGGAAACGGTTCGCCCCGAACCGGAGGTTCTCGTTGTCGGCCAAGAGGCGGTCTGGAACTATTTCCCCAAGGATGAATTGGCCATCAAGAGCCCGGTGGAACAGGTTCTCGGTTCCAAGACCATGCTGCGCTTCCTATCCGGCAAAGCGCGACTTGACGAGGATTTCTGGATTGAGGACGAGGGCAGGGAAGCTGGCCTTATCAAGCTTGGGCTGACGCCAAAGAATCCGGAACCGAGCCTGGTGCGGGCCACTGTCTGGGTTGACCCGGAAACATATTTGCTGCGCAGCATCCTGCTCATTGATTTCTACGGCAACGCCAACAAGCTGGGGCTGGACAACCTGGTTTTGGATCCGAAATTGCCCAGCGACCTGTTTTCTTTCACGCCGCCGGAAGGGGTGGAAGTCGAGGACAACACCGTCAGCCCAGGCCAACCGACTTCTTGAGCGCGGCCACCTCGCCGCCATCAAGCGAACGAATCTCGCCCGGCGGCAGCTTGCCGAGTTCCAGGGGCCCCTGAGCAACGCGTCGCAGGCGCAAAACGGCCCAGCCGAGATCATCGCACATGCGGCGAATCTGCCGGTTGACGCCCTGGCGAAGCACCAAGCGCAATTCCGTTTCGTCCCTGTCGCGTTTGACGATTTCCGCCTCGACAGGAGACAGGTCCGTTCCATCGGAAAGGCGCATGCCCTGCCGGATGGTCTGCACTCCGTGCTTGTCCACATTGCCTAGGACCCGCAATTGGTAGACTTTGGGCAGGTGGTACCGGGGGTGGGTCATGCGGTTGGTCAACTCGCCGTCATCCGTGAGCAACAGCAACCCTTCGGAGAAGAAGTCCAGGCGGCCCACTGGTACAAGCCGTCGGCCGTTCCATTTTTCCGGCAGCAGGTCCAGGACCGTGGTCCTGCCTTGCGGGTCCTTGGCCGTGGTCACGGTACGCACGGGCTTATGCAACATGAGGTAGGCATGTTCCTCCGCCGGAGAGGGCAGGAGGGCGCCGTCCACCTCGATGCGGCTGCGGGCGGGATCGACGCGGCGTCCGGGTTCTGTAACCTTTTCGCCGTCCACGTACACGCGTCCGGCGAAGACCAGTTCATCCGCCTTGCGGCGAGAGCATACTCCGGACTGGGCGATGGCTTTGTTGAGTCGGGTTGCAGCCATTTATACTTTGATGACCGAGGTCGCGTTCTGCAGGCCGGTGACAACGTCCAGCATGTTTGTGGTCTCGCCCACTTCTTTGGAGTCCAGCAGTCCGAAATGCTCCAGGCAGGTGCCGCATACCAGGGTCTTTACGCCGGAATCAGCCAGAATTTTGAGCTTATCCAGGCATTCGTGCCCCGAGCAGGCCAGTCGAACAGCACCGTTGACCAGGATGACGCGCCACAGTTCGCCGCCCATCTCCGGCAGCGTGGCCAAAAAATTGGCCATCAGCCTGGCGCCGAGCGCGTCGTCGCCGCGACCAATGGTTTCAGCGGTGATGAAAACTGCGACCCGCTTGTCAAGCTGGGTGATTTCCTCGTCACCCATCACACGGCATTCCTCGCACTCCGCCGCGGCCTGCCCGGAGCGGGCGGTAATGTGGAAGGAGCCGTCGGCGTTTTCCGTGACCTCGGCAACATATCCCCTGGAGGCGAGAAACCGGGACACGTTGTCCCTGGCCGCGGCGTTGTCCACAACAACCTGCAGTTCCATGGGAGCGTCGGTATCCAGACGTTCCTTGCAGCGCAAAACGGGTTGGGGGCAGGATAGCCCCTGGCAGTCCAGAACGATTTCAGGCATACTTTCTAGCTCTCCTTTGCAGTGATAGGCACCACATCTCGCGAGTCCGGTCAAATGCCTTTTTTCACGGTTTTGCCGGATAATCCATCGCGCGGGCCGATGGCTCCACTTGCCAAGGAGAGCCGGGAGGTTTATTCCTCCCACCGCCCATAAGGATACAACGTGAGCGACAAGAACTACCTCCAGAACATCTACCTACTCAAGCGCTGCCTCGGCTACTTCAAGCCCTACAAGTGGCGCATCGGCCTGGCCCTTATCGCCATGGGCGTGGTGGCGGCCAGCACCGGCGCGTCGGCCTATCTGGTCAAACCCGCCCTGGACGACATCTTCATCAACAAGAACACCGAGGCCCTCTACGTTCTGCCTCCGCTGTTCGTGCTGGTCATTGCCCTCAAAGGGCTGGGGCGGTTCTTCCAGAACTACCTCATGCAGTCCTGCGGCCTGGTCGTGCTGGAGAGGTTGCGCAACCAACTCTTCTCAAAGATGGTCCGGCTGCCCATCCGCTTTTTCGACGACAACCAGGTGGGCATGCTCATGTCGCGGATCATCTACGACGTGATGGCCATCCGCAACTCCATGCCTTCCATCGTCATGCTGGTGCGCCAGTTGCTGACCATGCTTTTTCTCATTGGAGTGGTGTTTTACCAGAACGCCTATCTGGCTTTCTGGGCGGTGCTTGTCCTGCCGCTCGCCCTGTACCCCTTCATCTTCTTCGGCAAAAAGTTGCGCAAGCTGGGGCGCAGAAACCAAGTCAAGCTTGCCGACATCTCCACCTTCCTGCAGGAATCGTTCAGCGGCGTTCGCGTCATCAAAGCTTTTGCCAACGAGTCCGAGGAGGAAAAGCGATTCGGCAAAGAGAACAACAGGCTCGTGGACATCTACACCCGCGAACTCGTGTACTCAGAGCTTTCCTCGCCGGTCATGGAGCTGGTCGGCGCGTTGGGCATCGGCCTGGTTATCTTCTACGGCGGCTTCCAGGTCATCGAGGGCGAGTCCACCCCCGGCACCTTCTTCTCTTTCTGTGCCGGCCTGCTCATGCTCTACGATCCCATCAAGAAGATGAACGACGCCAACAAGAACATCCAGAAGGCCCTGGCTGGAGGGGAGCGGGTGTTCGAGATTCTGGACGCCGAGGAAATCCAAGAAGAGCGGGAAGGAGAGGCTGAATTTCAAGGACCGCTTGAAGACCTCACCTTCGACAGCGTCACCTTTTCCTACCCCGATTCCGAAGCTCCGGCCCTGGATCAAGTGGACCTGCGGGTCAAGTCCGGAGAGCGCATCGCCATCGTCGGCCCCTCGGGTTCCGGCAAAACCACGCTGGTCAACCTCATACCGCGTTTCTTCCTGCCCGACTCCGGCCACATCCTGCTCAATGGCCGCGAACTGGACGACTACACCCTCAAATCCCTGCGTCTGAACATCGGGATGGTTTCTCAGGATCCTTTCCTCTTTAATATCTCCATTGCCGACAACATCGGCTACGGCCTGGAAGGGGTGGATCAGGGCAAGATCGAGGAAGCCGCCCGCATGGCCTTCGCCCATGAGTTTATCACCAACTTGCCGCAGGGATACAACACGGTTATCGGTGAGCGGGGGGTGAAACTCTCCGGCGGCCAGAAACAACGGCTGACAATAGCCCGGGCCTTGCTCAAGAACCCGCCGCTCCTCATTCTGGACGAGGCCACCAGCGCCCTGGACACGGAATCGGAGCGCATCGTGCAGAAGGCTCTGGAAAACCTCATGCAAGACCGCACCTCCATCGTCATCGCCCACCGCCTTTCCACGGTGCTGGGCGCGGACCGCATCGTGGTCATGCAGCGGGGACGGGTTTTGGCGGAAGGAACGCACGGCGACCTGCTTTCCACCTGCCCCCTCTACGCCAAGCTCTACCACATGCAGTTCTCCGAATCCGGCGAATGGGAACTCGCGGCGGAAGAGGACAAGAAAGCGGGAGAGTAGGGGGTGCGTCTCGACCCACGCCTGATTGGCGGACCACTCCATTTGGCTTATCGAGCTTGGTGCGCCAGCCTGCGTTTTCGGGAGGAAGGCTTTCAACCCACTCGCGAGTTCATTGAATCAGGCGGTAAAACGGTATTCGCTTTCTGGCACGATGAATTGTTTCCCATCCCCTATTATGGATTACAGCTTGACCTGCCATGCGTCGCTGTTGTCTCGCGGAGTCAAGACGGTGAATTTCTGAGCCAGGTGCTCCATCGTCTGGGGGTTGAAACGGCTCGGGGGTCGAGCCACCGAGGCGGCTTGGCCGCCCTGCGTGAAGCGGCCAGGCTCATGGACCAGGGACGCCACGCCACCATCACGGTGGATGGACCCAAAGGGCCTCGTCACCAAGCCAAGGAAGGAGCGGTCTACCTAGCCCACCGGGCCGGCGCGCGCATAACCCCGTTGCGGGTACGTTTCTCCCGAAGATACATCTTCCACAAGGCATGGGATCGTTTTCAGCTTCCTTGGCCCGGCAGCAGGGTGGATTTCCGCTTCGGCCTTCCCTACGCCGTGGAGATGGACAGGCTCGACGCTTCGACGCTCAAGCGGGAAACCAGCCGACTGGAGGAGAACCTTGCCGCTCTGGCCTGACGCATCGCCCCAGGTGCCGGTGCTTTGCTACCACACCGTCGGCGGCAACGGCGTGCCGATCGAACTATTTCAAGCGCAGATGACTTGGCTTGCCAAACGCGGGACACGTACTCTGGGATGCCGGGACTTGCAGCAGGTCGTTTGGAAGGGCAGGAAAATTAATTCTCCGGCAGTAATGCTAACCTTTGATGACGGTTTTCGTGACCTGCTGACTATTGTCGCCCCCATTCTTAGGAAGTACGGATTCAAGGCCCTGGTTTTCGCCGCCCCGAACCTTCTGCGCGCGGAAGGGGAGGAGGGAACCGCCGGGGAAATCGACTCCAACCGGGCTTTCGAGGCTTTCATGGAAAACGGCGACCGTTCGGCTTGGCTCTCCGCCAGGGAACTGCGCGCATTGGCGGGCGAAGGCCTCATCGAGGTCGGCTCCCACTCCCTCTCCCATGCCAAGGCCCCTGTATCAGCTGAACACGATGTGACGGACTTGCGCCATTGGAGTTACCACCCCTTTAGGGCTTTCGGTCGCGCCCCGGATCTGCGACCAGAGTTGGCCGGACCGGTTCACCTCGCCTCCTTGGGTCGCCTGGAGCAGGAAAATGAATTTAAAGCGCGGGTTGAAGAAAACCTGCGGAAGAGCCGCGAAATATTGTCTGAAGTCTCCGGGCACACTGTCTCCTCGTTTGCCTGGCCGTGGGGGGAGGAACCTGAGGAAGGCGCGGAACTGGTTGCCAAATCCGGCTACGAACTTGGTTTCACTCTGCGTCGCGGTTCCTGCCGCCGAAGTGACGCCCCCCATTCATTGCCACGGCGAGAAGTGAAGCGCCGCAAGGGTCTGCAGTGGTTCAAGCGCGAGGTCGATACACCCTGGTGGCGCGGATTGGCCGGGAGATGAGCGTGAAGGATTTGGCGTACGAACTTCTGGCCTTTGCCGGACGCCGCCAGTCCCTTGAGCGGCTGCACAGCCTTGGCGACGTGCTGGGCCGAGTCATGTGGTTTGGGCTCCCCACGCGACGGAAATTGGCAACCCGATCCGCCACCCTGCATTTGAGCCTGCCCAAGCAAGAAGCCGAAAAGGTGGCCAGGGCCAGCTTCGGCCATGCCGCGCGCTCCTTTTGCGAGATCATGGCCGCTGGCACGGCGGATTGGCGTTTTTTGAGCGAACGGGTACGGGTGGCGGAGCCCGAGCTGCTACGTTTGGCCAAGACCACTGACAGGCCGGTGTTGTTCGCCACCGGACATCTTGGCGCGTGGGAATTGCAAAGCTCCATCTTCAACCATTTTCAGGGCAAAGAGCATAATGTTGTGGTTCGGCGGTCCAAGGACCAAGCCATGAACATGGCCATGCACCGGCTTCGGAGCCGTCCCGGCCTCTCGGTGTTGCCGCACCGCAACGCCGTGCGTCCTGTGCTTCGTTCCTTCCGCAAAGGCGGCATGTGCGCCATGTTGGTTGACCACAACTGCACCCGCGACGAGGCCTTGTTCCTGCCGTTTCTGGGCATGTCGGCCGCGGTCAACTTCGGTCCGGCCCTGCTGGCTGTACGCGGTGACGCGCTGGTCATGCCCAGCGCCCTGGTTCGGGAAGGGGATGGCTACGTCCAGCGCTTCCTGGAACCGCTGGACACGCGGGAACTCCAAGGAGACCGACAAGAGCGGATAAGTCAGACCGCCTCTTTCTACACCCGGGCGGTGGAAAGCTTGGTGCGCCAGTACCCGCGGCAGTGGTTCTGGATGCACCGGCGCTGGAAAACCCGTCCTCCGGAAGAGGGTCAGAAAGGGTAGGCCCAGACCTGGCCATCCTCCGATTTGCGTCTCGCCTCGACCTGCTCCAGCCGTTGCTGCGCGGCCTCTTTCTGTGATTCGCGGTCCGCCGCTTTGATAACCGTGCCCAGCAATCGCTTGGCTGTCTCGTATTCCCCCTCCGTCTCCATGATGAGAGCCGCCCGGTAGAGGGCTGTCACGGCCCAGATGTTCTGTCCGGGATACTTCCAGCCCACACGCAGGTACCGCTCCAGGGCGGATTGACGCCTTCCCTGCGCTTCAGCGCCCTCTGCCATCCAGAACAAGGTTTCTGCCTGTTCCGCATCATTCAGCCTTTCTCGTTCGGCCCACAAATCATCCAGGACGCTCTGCGCCCACTCGTAACGTCCCTGACGCTGGGCCAACAGGGCCAGCTTGAGCCGCTTCACCGGTTCCAAACGGCCGGAGTCCATTTCCATAAGCCGCATGTAGGTTTCCAGCCCCTCCTTATTTCTGCCCAATTGGACCTGGAGCGCGGCCTTGGCCTGCAAATAGTCGGTCCTGGCTTCACCGGAGAGCTTGGCTTCATCCACTCGGGAGAGATAAAAGCCGGAAACCTGAAAGGCCCCCGCGTTACCAGCTTCTTCGGCCAGGTGGAGGAGGGCTTCCGAGCCGAGACGGGAAGTGGGGAAGAGGTAGCCGATTCGCTTGGCTAGTTCGATGGAGTTGTTGTCAGCCCAGGCCGCGCGGAGACTCGCAATGAGCAGGAGCTGATCGAGAGGGTGGGATGCGGAGCGGGATTGCAGATCCTCGTTGGAAAGCACGCTCCAAAAGGGGACATTGGCTTTGGGAAATACTCGCATGCCGGCGGATTCAGCCAGTATGGCGGTTAATCTGGCACCTGTCGTCCGTTCATCCTCCGTGCCGGTGAAGAAGCGCTCGGGATGCATGCCCAGTCCAATCACGGCGGCTACTTTGAGGGAGCGGGGAAGCTTTTCCAATTCGTAGGAGTCAAGATCGGGCAGGCGGACATTGCCAAGCTGGAAGGCCAGGGCAAGATCGACGTGGCGAAGCTTCTCAGCCATGACTTCGGAAAGAAGAGTGGATTCGAGTTCCTTCCCCACAAGTTCCCTGGCAGTGTCGGGTTCCAAGTCGGCTATACGGGACATGAAGCCTGACCAGGATGAGGACTGCGGAGCCTCAACCACCCAGTCGGCAGGATCATAGGGGCCAAGCTCGCTGAAATAACCTTCCCAGAACGAGGCGGGCTTGAGGAGGCCTTGTTGGCGGAAGGCGAGTCCGTCACCCGGTGTTTGCCCTGTGTGCAACAGGGTTATGAACGCCTCCCAGAAGCGGGAAACATGGGAGTTTGAAAGCTTGGTCAAAAGGCTGTCGGCTGATTGCCAGTTGCCCAAGGCGACCGCAGCCAGACAGCGTACGAGGGTCCTCCGATCCGATTCGGACACGAATTCGGTTGAAGCGTCTATAGGCACCGAGGAACCGGACGCCTTGAGAGCATCTTCCGCGGGGGTCCAGAAATCGGACTGTGGCCAAATGCGCCGTCCCTGGGCCATGGTCACACCAAGAAGGGAACGCTGAGAGCGGGCGACGTCCTGATCTCCAGAGACACTCATGCGCCAGAACCACACACGCCAGACGTCCTTCCAAACGTCTTGGACGTTCTCTTGGCGCAGTTTCTTCAAGTCGTCTTCGGAAGGCATGGGGCCCAGAGCCCGGGAGAAGGCGAATACGGCGTTGTCGAGTCTGCCTGACTTGCGGGCGGCTTGGCCGATGAGCCAAAGCCGTGTTTTCTCAAGTTGCTCATCCCGAAATGTCGCGTTTCCACGAAGCAGAGAGTGGGCTTCTTCAGCCCGACCCGAGTTGAGTTGAGCACGAGCACGGCGAAGGATGACTTCCGGAGTCTGTTCCCGTTGACCGAGTTCACGGGCCATGACGTCGTAGGCTTTGTATGTTTCGAGCCAAGCGGCGAAATCCTTGTCCTGAGCCGCCGTGACCTGGGCCAGCAACAGGACGATGCCGCACGCGGCGAGAAGTCGGGGCACGATATGTTCCTCCTTTCTTGGCAAGAGAATTCAATAGCAGTCTCGTATTCAGCAAGGCAAGAAGGTTGGTGCCAACGGAATTGAGGGAAGGAAGTTGCCGGGAGAGCGAATGCGATGGACGCCACTGGCAGCCAGCCATCCGGAGTCAAGGGCGTTTATGAAGGAAGCTCTCCACTCTTAAAGTTTACATAATTTACATTATGAGACTTACGAAAAGCCATGTGACAACCGGGGCTGTCCAGTCCTAAATAATATTTAAAAACAGAGTGTTGACAAAATAAATGTCTACCTTGATTGATTTGATGATCAATATGAAGTTTGATTTGACATTAATTTGTATTACATTCACCGTGCAAAAAAACCGGGGAATAAAAGCCCCGGTTCTTCCGTTGGAAAGCTTTCGCTCTTTTCCGGTCACTCAGTCAGCCTCTCTCGCCGAAAGCTTTCTCCCAATCTTCGTCAAACTGTTTAATACCGAGATCAGTCATGGGGTGCTCCGCTAATTGGAACAACACCCTGTACGGGATGGTGGCCACGTCCGCTCCGGCCAAAGCCGCCTCGATGATATGCATGGGATGGCGCACGGAAGCCACTAGTACTTCCGTTTCGAAGCCGTAGTTGTCGTAGATGGTCACGATCTGCTCCACCACGTCCATACCACGCTGCGACAGCCCATCCAGGCGGCCGATGAACAGACTGATGTAGGTTGCTCCGGCCTTCGCGGCCAAAAGGGCCTGAGCCGGGGAAAAAGCCACGGTAACATTGGTTTTGACGCCCATTTCGCTCAACTGCCGGACAGCCTTCATTCCCTCCATGAGCATTGGAATCTTGATGACCACGTTGGAGCCGTATTTGACCAGTTCCTTGGCTTCCTCAACCATGCCCCCGGCGTTGCTGGAGACCACCTCAAGGCTGACCGGCCCGTCAACTTCCTCGCAGATGGCCCGCATCTGGTCGCGCCAATCCCCGCCTTCCCGAGATAAAAGGGTGGGGTTCGTGGTCACGCCATCGATAAGGCCATATTCCTTGGCCTGCCTGATCTCCTCCAGGTTCGCCGTATCAATGAAGAAGCGCATTATTCCCCGACCTTCTTATTCCCGGTGGAACTGGCCTCAATCTGCTCGAGAAAACGGTCACGACATTCAAAACTACAAAATGTATGCACTTTCTCCCCCTGACGGACGCGGATGTCAGAGTCGACGGGCACATAGGTGCCGCAAACGGGGTCTTTCACCATTTCCCCGGAAGAGGCCATCTGGCGGGTTTCCTTCTCCTTCTTCTCCTCCTTCTTCTTTTTGTCGCCGGTAAAGAGGCGGTACAGGACGAAGGCGGCAGCGATAAATATGAGAAACTTCAGCATGGGATCTCCTGTGGACCGGGTTTACGATCAGGTTTGGTAGATTCGCCGTCCTTGCCGTTGAAAGTCAAGCCTGGCCAGCAATGCGGCAGCGCTTTCACCGTCAGGAAGAAGAATGTCCGGTGCTATTTCCACCAGGGGAATGAGAACAAAGGCCCGCTCATGCAAGCGGGGATGGGGAACTTCTAGCTCGGGAGTAGCTATGACGTCCTGCCTGTAGAGTAGCAGGTCCACGTCGATGAGACGAGGGCCGAACCGCCTCCCTTCCTCTCTTCCCATGACCCGCTCGACGGATTTGGCCAGGGTGAGGAGGTCGAGCGACGAGAGTTTCGTTTCGACCCGCAAGACCTGGTTGGCGAACCAGGGTTGGTCGCGGACAAGCTGCGGTTGGGTGCGGTAAATTGATGAGGCGTTGACCAAAACAACACCGGGCGCGGAAGCAAGCAGCTCCCGCGCCCGGTGCAGATTGGCTTCAGGATCGCCGATGTTGGAGCCCAGTCCGAGGTAGGCGGTTACGGACTCCACAGTGGTGCGCCTAGAGGTTTTCCACCAGGCGGGAAACGGCTTCGTCGAGCCGCTGGCCGCCCACTGTCAAGGCGATGCGGAAGTACCCCTCGCCCGGCTGGCCGAATCCCACGCCCGGCGTGACCACAACACCAGTGCGCTGCAGAATTTCCTTGCAGAACTCGGTGGAAGGGGCGCCACCGGGAACCTTGGC
Proteins encoded:
- a CDS encoding lysophospholipid acyltransferase family protein, producing MRLDPRLIGGPLHLAYRAWCASLRFREEGFQPTREFIESGGKTVFAFWHDELFPIPYYGLQLDLPCVAVVSRSQDGEFLSQVLHRLGVETARGSSHRGGLAALREAARLMDQGRHATITVDGPKGPRHQAKEGAVYLAHRAGARITPLRVRFSRRYIFHKAWDRFQLPWPGSRVDFRFGLPYAVEMDRLDASTLKRETSRLEENLAALA
- a CDS encoding lysophospholipid acyltransferase family protein, which codes for MKDLAYELLAFAGRRQSLERLHSLGDVLGRVMWFGLPTRRKLATRSATLHLSLPKQEAEKVARASFGHAARSFCEIMAAGTADWRFLSERVRVAEPELLRLAKTTDRPVLFATGHLGAWELQSSIFNHFQGKEHNVVVRRSKDQAMNMAMHRLRSRPGLSVLPHRNAVRPVLRSFRKGGMCAMLVDHNCTRDEALFLPFLGMSAAVNFGPALLAVRGDALVMPSALVREGDGYVQRFLEPLDTRELQGDRQERISQTASFYTRAVESLVRQYPRQWFWMHRRWKTRPPEEGQKG
- a CDS encoding ABC transporter ATP-binding protein, whose amino-acid sequence is MSDKNYLQNIYLLKRCLGYFKPYKWRIGLALIAMGVVAASTGASAYLVKPALDDIFINKNTEALYVLPPLFVLVIALKGLGRFFQNYLMQSCGLVVLERLRNQLFSKMVRLPIRFFDDNQVGMLMSRIIYDVMAIRNSMPSIVMLVRQLLTMLFLIGVVFYQNAYLAFWAVLVLPLALYPFIFFGKKLRKLGRRNQVKLADISTFLQESFSGVRVIKAFANESEEEKRFGKENNRLVDIYTRELVYSELSSPVMELVGALGIGLVIFYGGFQVIEGESTPGTFFSFCAGLLMLYDPIKKMNDANKNIQKALAGGERVFEILDAEEIQEEREGEAEFQGPLEDLTFDSVTFSYPDSEAPALDQVDLRVKSGERIAIVGPSGSGKTTLVNLIPRFFLPDSGHILLNGRELDDYTLKSLRLNIGMVSQDPFLFNISIADNIGYGLEGVDQGKIEEAARMAFAHEFITNLPQGYNTVIGERGVKLSGGQKQRLTIARALLKNPPLLILDEATSALDTESERIVQKALENLMQDRTSIVIAHRLSTVLGADRIVVMQRGRVLAEGTHGDLLSTCPLYAKLYHMQFSESGEWELAAEEDKKAGE
- a CDS encoding polysaccharide deacetylase family protein, which codes for MQQVVWKGRKINSPAVMLTFDDGFRDLLTIVAPILRKYGFKALVFAAPNLLRAEGEEGTAGEIDSNRAFEAFMENGDRSAWLSARELRALAGEGLIEVGSHSLSHAKAPVSAEHDVTDLRHWSYHPFRAFGRAPDLRPELAGPVHLASLGRLEQENEFKARVEENLRKSREILSEVSGHTVSSFAWPWGEEPEEGAELVAKSGYELGFTLRRGSCRRSDAPHSLPRREVKRRKGLQWFKREVDTPWWRGLAGR